TACAGTCAAGATCCCTAATTGTATGCTAATTACATTACAAGTTTTCAGTAAGAAGAAATGTGTAACATTGTAATGATACCTGGTGAAGCCTTTCCAGCAGCTGTTTCTGCTTAGGTGAGGGTTGAGAGATGGCTGAAAGAGTCTGAATTTGTGCTCCTACTAACTGCAGATTATGTTGCTGATCTGATGTCAGGCCCTGGATGGGAACATGGGTTTTAACCACAGTGGTGGCACAAGCGCTGACAGGAGCTGCAGTGAACTGATGTTGTGCAGGTGGAGGCTTCGGTGACTGTGACATAGGAGGCATGTCTTGTTGGTAAGGGGCAGACTGAGAGGCCGGCTGAGGCTGAAGTTGAACttgaatgtgtgtctgttgggGTGGCGTTTGCTGTGGCTGGCCTTGTGGAGCTGGTTTGGGGGACTCTGCAATTTGGTTATGGACAATAAAGAGTGGAGGGTGAGATGAGGGTGTGCATGAGCGAGAAGGAGTTTGCGACTGTGGCTGAGGCTGAGAGGGAGGGCGTGACTGCTGTTGGTGGTGTGGTGACTGGATCTGCTGGCTCAGAGTAAGAGGAGACTGGGAAGGCTGGGGACTTTCTGCCACTGGTGGTGCTGTGGCAGGTGGACAAGGAGACATTCTATGGATCTTCAGAGGCTGCTGATGTCCACTGGAGGGTACCTGAAGAAGTGGAATCAAAATACAGTATGCTTATCTGATTCAAGGGAGCAAACATTTTAAGGAAGAATGAAATCAGGATATTAagcacataaaaaaagaaaaatcacatacAAAAAGTCTATAGCGAATAAGTTTCCAGCACACAATCTGAGATTTGACACAAAGTAGGGTTGGGCGATATGGCTTTTCACGTTTTTGACATCAATATTTATTATGATGTACTATATGTATGCATCATAATACTGAGTTTAATACCTAGGTTAAAACTCCTAATTGCAAATATCATAATACACTCacactttaaaatgaaaaaagaagcaaTCAAATAAACTAATAGATAATAATACAGATTTATCACCCAATCCCGACGTACACAAACACAAGTAAataacaaccaaacaaacacaaaagcaaagtGTTAGAATTAAAAACTAATagattttaaagtaaaagtagTAGAAGCTCACAGATTTTATTTCTAGCATTTGAAGAGGTTTACACATAAGAAGAGGGCAATGATTATTTAGcgagccaaaaagaaaaactgtagaCAAAAGCAAGAAATCAAGATCTGTGGGTCTGTGGTGGTAAATTAGGAGGTGATCTGCAGACTTGAGGGACGAGGGATAGGTGAACATGTCATTTTGGTTTTGGGGGGGCTCATTATCCTGGTCACACTAGGGGTAAGAGGGGTGAGAGGTGGAAGATAGTGTGGAGTGAATCAATTCGTCAGTCCTTAATCAGTAATGCAGCAGATGAAGATGAGTTCATTTACTGTGACTAAGCAGTGTTAGTGAAGAGATTATTCTAGCCTTGCTGCTGTAGGCAGAAATCTAGAAAAGGCCAAAAAAGATTAGATCTCGTATATTTCAGCATGCTAAAATATATAGTCCAATTATACCATAACTTTTGCCCATTTCAGCTTTGAGTCAAGGATGTTAGAACTGattaaaaatatcaaatgaattaaaaaaaagaaaaagatattcCTTTGAATATTGTTTGCCAGTCCTAAATTCAGAGTAGTTAGCACGCAATAGGTATGGACAACTGGAATGATCATGCCTTTGCGTGTAATTAAGCAACGTAAGAAACACACAGAAGCCGCAAGCCAACAATCATATTTGTTCTTTGGAAATGCAGAGCAAGGGTGAGCGCCATAGAAGCAATGACTAATGCAGAAGAGAGGTACAGAATAGTAAGGAGAAAAGATAAGATATCCTAACATTGTTgtggaggcagcagcagcaacaaggGGGTGGGGCTCAACATAAAGGGGCATTTCTACCTGCTTTACCATGTGGGAAGGGCCAGGGGAAGGGCTGTGGCTCTGGCCCACCCAAGAGTCAGTTAATTGGCTGTCATGGACAGCAGGGGCCGGAGTAGTGATGCTGTTGCTGCTGACGATTACAGATGCAGGTACGCCCACAGAGGGGGTTGACTCATTCTCTGTTTGGTGGTGCTGCTCCTGATTGGAGTACATTTACCATTTCAGGAtgagggagggaaggaaggaggAAGGGGATTGGAGGGAAGGGGGAGTAAAATAGTAAACCAAAGAGGTCAAACCAAGATATCACTCCATGCATGTTATTCATCTTTTTAGACAATGTTAACTGAACACAAGGTAAGCAAAAGTTTTAAGTTTGAACACTGACCTGTTGAAGAAACATTTGCAGAGACTCTTGGCTCAGGATCATGCTGGAGCCCTGGTTGGTGAACAGTAACCTCCCTGGACTTTGCTGAGCCTGAGGGGGGACCAGCCCCACTGCTGTGACAGAGGAAGAGGTGGAAACTGACATGGACGGAGAGGAGGAAGATGCGGTGGTAACCGTGGACACAGTAGAAGCCGGCTGCATGGCAAGGATAGATGGCTGTGGTACAAGCTGCTGAGTGGGATGAGTAGCCTGGTCTGTGGAGCTTCCCAGCACAGTTACACACTCTCCAGGCTGTCCTTGAGCCATAGTTGCTGCTACTGTGCTGCTAGGGACTCCACCTGGCTGGGGCTGCAGGGCTGGCTGAAGGCTGACAGCGGGGCTCAGTCCTTCCACCTGGCTCAGCATGGTCAGGGGGTTCTGAATTGGCATGCCCTGTATGACTGTCTGGGCATGACCTGAGACAGTCTGGGTCTGTGTCTGATTTTGGCTCTGAGCCAATGTGACAGGCATCTGAAAGAGGGTAGGCGTGCCCATCTGGCCAGGCTGGAGCTGAATGGGTGCAGAGAGGATGTGGGCTGCCCCAGGATGGCTCTGCGACGTCAACACCTGACCCAAGTTGATATTCTGGTTTGCAGTTAAAATCTGGTTTGCAATGATTTGTCCACCAGGACCCTGGCTTGTGATGATGTGGCCCCCGGGGTGCTGGGTCAGGATCTGCCCACCTGCTTGTAGCTGTGGCAAGAGAAACTGGTGGTTCTGACCTTGCAGAACTGTCTGAGAAGGAATAACAATGCTGCTAGATTGGTTTAACAAGTGTACACTCAGGGGCTTGCCAGATGGTTGTGCTGCTTGTGGCTTGAAGAGGGTTTGCTGAAACTGAGCGCCTTGAGTTGTGGCTTGAGTACTCAGGACAACATTGGAGCCTGGCTTTCCTGTCAGGAAGGCTACATTCTGAGCAGCAGAAACTGGAATTTGCTGCAGCCCTAGGGCCTTGTGGGCATCATTTTGCAAGACTTGGGGTGCTGGCtgtggctgctgctgttgttgtttgaaGAGTTTCGGTTGGATGGCTCCCCCCTGAGGGGGTTTAGGCTGAATAGGTGGTGGTGTGCGCTGGATGATCACGTTCTGCATGATTTGGCCTTGAGGTTGTGTCTGGGATCCTATTCCTGAACTTAGAAGGGTGTTGCCAAAACCCACAAGCCCAGCAGGAGCAGTCATTGTAccaccactgctgctgtttgtgctgctgaCACAAACAGCCGGCCCATTTAAAGCTGGAGATCCGAGAGTAGCTTTATTACTTTGGATCAGAAGTCCACCTCCTGAGCCTCCAAGCCCTGGCTGAGGACCAGCACCTGATACCTCTGGCCCAGACTGGTGCAACTGGTAACCACTCATGGCTTTAGCCAGGATTGGCTGGCCAGACTGATTGATAGTCATGACGGTAGGCTGACCCACAACCTGAATCTGTCCAATACCCAAATGTCCAGATTGACTCCCATTAGAAAGAGCTTGAAGACTTGAAATGGGTTGAAGCGTCACATTTCCTAGGCCCACTTGCTGCATAAATGGCTGAACACTGATTGCCTTGTTCATGACCTGGGATTGGAGTTGAAGGCCCTGTTGAGCAAGAACTGACCCTAGCATGTCAGTTGTGGCGTTGGGGGGAGTAGCAGTGGTGCTCGTGGCTGACCCGGGAAAAATCGTTGCTGCTCCCCCAACACCAATGCCTACACCAACAGCACTGTTTCCAGCCCCAGCAAGGCTGGCATCAGGCAGTGTCTGAACCACCTGTGTAAGGCCTGGAATTCCAAAGGAGCCCAGGTCCAGCTCAGCTTCTGCCTCCTGTAAGCTTTGCTCTGTGATGTTGGCTTCAGCCAAACTTTGCTGCAAGATGTCACATGGCTCATGATTTGTCCCAATGCCATTGCTCCCACCTTCTCCACCTGGGGACCCTCCCAAGATGTCATCATCCTCCAAGAAGTCCAAGTCAACACTGACTCTAGGAAGGCCTGTTGACTCATTGGCCGACAGCTGGGCTGTAGGCTGGACCTCTGGAACGTGGCCCTTCAAGGAAAGGAGGAAAACGAAGAGGAAATAAGTGAAATCAGGTAACACGTAAATTGTCATCACTAGATATGATGGTAAGGGGTGGAAATGAACAAAgtaatgcaaatataaaaaccccacaaaaataTCTTGTCAGAATGCAGCAAAACAAAGCCTGTCAAGTGTAGGTTTGTTAGTAGATGGGAGAGGAGTAATAGGTGAAGCATGCGACATATATAAATAGAAAACAGAAGGAAGAGCATTGGGGGATTTTACTCACCCCAGTGGCAGAGAAGAATGAGCTGGAGGGGTCACTTGAACCATCCAAAAGGTCGTCAGTGTCCAACTACAGACACACCCACAAAGGATAGGAAAGATGGAAACCAAAGGCACCCAAACCAGCAGGCAAAAGTCACCAGGACAGATAAATATACAAACCATCAGCCAGGGGAAGGGCAAGGAAAGGACAGAATACAGTCCAGGAAACCCAGATTGTAAAAGAACCAGTAAAAGGATAAGTGACAAAAGGGCAAAATGATAGGTGTAATACAGAGTTGGGAAGCGTTAGTACTATCATTTCTCATTTTGTGAATATGCCAAATAAAAAGGGAAGGGAGGCTGGAACTACAAATAGTGCAAATcaaaagcaaagaaaaccaTTAAGCAGATACAGCAATAAGAAAATTACATGAAAGCAGTGAGGGAAGCAGGTTTCAGAGTGCATTAACGTGTAATCTAAAGTGACTTAAGTACAGAGTCACACTTCACTAACTGATGCCAGCACTAACAAAAATATGCATAATTATGACTCCTCATCACATCAATTACAAACTCACTTTTTGTAAATAGAAatcataaacttaaaaaaagggacgtctttctttcttttctttttaaaaaaaaccctccccCACTCATACTCACATGGGTCTCAGATCCATGAAGAAAGTCATTGAGAGCTTCTGGGTCACTGCAAGAGAAAACAAAGTGAATCTTCACAGTACAAGGGAAGAAATGGCTGACCAGTTTGTGATGAGATTTAGCCGATTTTCATCGAGTCATCATTAACTTACCAAATTACATCTAGAAGGCACCTGCCGTCTTCATCATCCATGACAACTGTTAAAGATGAGAAATTGTTTTtatgactacttttgatttatttcattGTCAGTGCatgctttaattattattattattttgatagGACAGTAGGGAGCAATGCAAAAGAACAGTGAGAGTGAGGGGAATGATACACAAGAAATGTCCAGAGTGGACTCGAACCCAGCCATTTTTGTCTCCATGTTTACACAGAAGCTGATTTATGGCTTGCCACACTTGATAGTGAACTACAGAACAGTGATGTTTTTCAAGTCCTATGCTTCTTCAGCATGACAGGAATTAATTTCATatgattatttaatattactaatCCTTAGAAGTAACAATTTtttgttgaattttttttgtaaagcacTGCAAAGTAGcaataaaacatattttcagcACAGCTTGTCATCATGAGAAAACGTCAAAATTATTCTATTGCTGCAAATATCATAATCACTATTATTTTGTTCctaattaacttaaaaaaataatgaaataatatatTTGTTGCTCCCCGTTGGACTCCTGGTTATCAGCCGGTTTCCAAACAGATtaatttgttttgcttgttaACCAAATTTAAACTGTCACAGCATCTGGGGGCGTGACTTGGGGTTTTTAGTGAGAGGCAACTAAACACCACTGTAAAGAAAACAAGTACACTGGATTAAAAAAACTAAAGGCAAAATAAGCGtactgctgcaaaaagaaactaaagagaaagaaagcaaaaatattTCTGTTACCTCATTTATCTTGTTTTCATAACTGTTGGAAGTAATAATTGTAATTGAACATAGATTTGAGTTAGCTGCTCACTCCTTAGAAGAACTACAAAAAGAAACCACAGATCTTAATATTATGTTCTCAGATCGTTAGTTTAGACAAGGAGGGGATTCAAACTATATTCAGTTAATGAGCCACATACAACTGAATTTGATCTCTAGTGAGCCACACCAGTAAAACAATTTCACAATAAGATACGTTCCTTTTAATTTATTAGAGTACAActaaacatttaacatttaattacCTATCGATGTGCAACACTGATGAAGAACAGCCTATACTAGCTTACAGTATCTCTCTAAAAGCACAAAACCTTCTAATTCTGAGTGTTTTTAAACTGAACTAATGTATTATTTTACTCTTTATGCCTAAAAATTTGTCAAGATACAGAAATACTTTCAATTCCAATACAGTTTAGTGTATGGATTAAGCTGTAATGTAAAAATGGCATCACTTTACCAGGTCTAGAAATGCATTTTATtgaaaaatcacaaacattAAGAATCTAAACATTTTTCTTGCTTCCAAAGCTATCCAGTAAGCTGGACTAACCATCATGGTAATTTGGCATCCAAAAAGACTAAGTTATATTTAAACACTCTAATTACTCTTAGGTAGTATGGGCTATATAGTTAGTTAATAACCATATTAATAAACATTTATGAAGTCCATcacattaatttcaaagtcCTTGATTTTCccctgtgtgtttttaacattcAAATTATGAGTAATGACTCAAATCATTACATCACCTATCACTGTCAGATATTTCGGTGTCTTGTTAGGATAAAGCAAGCATGACGTGATAAATAACATATGAGGtccttaaattaaaaaataataataaagtttacAGTTAAATACAGAAactgattttcagaaaaattcaACGTCTTTTAACACCTACGCTTATCAACAACAGAAATCCCCATGTGGTAACGAACCCATCGAGAGACCAAGCAGAACTCCTATTTGTTAAAATCCGAAAAAACAGCGGATGGCAATAGACAACAAACTGAAAACGCGCGGTTTTCGCTCCGCCTGCAAAGATTTCGAGAACGGGCTCTCGCCTCCCGCTGAATTTACCACAACTCAAAACACCAGCTGTGCCTTTCGTTTCCAACAACACGAAAATAACATCTCAAATCAGCTTCCACGAGTTTACCGAGACCTATAAAGCGACCGTACACCCAGTTGCCGctctgaagcagcagcagatcgTAGCCATTGCTCGGTTAGAGCGCAGCTAGTACGCAGGATATGAATGGAGTCACTGCAAGCGGCTTGCTACATGCTAGCTAGTGTTTTCAAAGAGCTTTGCATGTATATTTCGCTTATTACTCACAACACGGAGTATTTCGTAGCCACACTGCTGACTTAAGACTCTAATTTAACAAAACGTTTAATTTTAAACCACTGTTTTGCCTctattttcagtcattttaacGCATCTGGGTTGACTTTCGTTAGCCTAGCTAGCTAACCAGCTAAGCCAACAAGCTATCAACAATATTGAGACGTACAGCTAGCTTGAGGCTTTGACATTCAAAACAAACCAGCGAGTGACACAATTTTAACACTCCTACTGCACAACGATGCCTTGATTTGACAAAGACAAGGCAGTATTGTCTGCTTTGAAGCGTAAACGCAATTGCGTAGCTAGCTATCTCTCCTTGTAAGCAAAATATGAGTTAATGTTGGAATACTCTTGGATGAGGGGGGTATGCTTGGGAATTCGGTGGAAAATGAGCATGTTCGCCGGTTCGTGCGGCAGCGTGGCGCTTCGATTGCGGTAGCTGTGCAGTTCGCGGCTCGCGTGCAGTTCGCGAATATTGCAGCTTTGTAACAGTTTTTTGGATTAATAGAGAAATTGCTACATTGTAACAAACTCACCCGAGACGATAGAGGTGCAGGCAGCGCGGGGTCTCCAGGACAGCCTCGCACGGGCTGCTGTACAGGACCCAACTACAAGGCAGGAAACAGGAGACTTCCGGTTTGCCTGATTGAAATCTTATCCTCCTGCGTATACCGTGGCAGAACTTTTCTTTCGACGTGCTTGGCAAAGTTTTTTCGtacatttaaacacatttctcaGTAAATTTGTGGGGCTGTTTTTGTTCGTAAAGCTGAAGTCTGAAATTTAGGAAAAAGGACTGGAGATTTGCAGCTGATACCGCGCGAAAAGCTAACCCTTGATGTTTAAAAACGAAGTAAATAGCACATACCTCGAAACGTCTAGGCCTGATAAGGCACATCCCTGATACAGTTGCAGTGCACTACTAAAAATTACTAATTTGTGCatcttttaatataaaataagtGAAGTTATGCACTACTTTTAACTACTAATTATTTGTGTCCTATAAAACTTCGTCTTGTAACTCCCTTATTGTAATGTTCCTCCGTTTAGGTATTTGTGGGTAAGTATAATTGGattataatttcaaataaaatacattaacaTTACATTTTTGCTACAGGGGGATTACACCCTTAGTCGCGGACCATACTATAAAGTGTTTATCAGTCAAAGTAGCCTAGTACAGCTCACAAAGCAAGCAGAAATAGTGTACCAGTTTACACAACAAATCTGATATGAATTATTTGTCTGATAATCAATattcatatatacatataggATACTGCAGTTTATACTGAAAAGCGATAGGCCATGTTGTAGCATGTTAACTTTCCAAACAATGTTTAGTGTTCTGCCAGCACCTGCTGAATGTTACAAACATAATCAGGTTTGCTCACCTGGTCAATGTGGTGACCCTGAAGTACGCTGTTCAGCATTataatgtgcaaacatttctaTATGGTTCATATCAATAATAATGTTTGAGCACTGCTAAACAGAGCCAAAAATaattgcaaaaacacaaaaagacacaaatcACATGAGTAATCATGTCAGGAGAATTTGTCAGAAGCTGCTACAAATAAAATCACAACTATCACTATTTTTTTAACACCCATTTTGCAtggaaatgaaggaaaataaaaggaaatgaaGAGTTATTCCTGAGTGTGTGGTCACTTTTTTTCAGATTGTATGCCCCTCGACTTGGAAAATAACCTCAACTCTGTTACAACTTGATGGCAGTTGCTGACTGGTTACACTGAAAAGACATGCATGCAGTGCACTTGAATTTGTGGGGAACAgttaactgtttttatttttccttgttTTACTTAATTACTAATTACCACCATTAtaattatgtttctttttattcatgtatttgtttatttttctaaataagCCTTGATTGTCTTGCTGTGTAGTAAAACTGTcaggtgtgtgcgtgtttgtgggGGGGAAGAGGGTGGTGTTAATTGCTTTGTGTATGTTGAACTGTTTGATTGTTCTttgttaaaacttttttttaaacatatttaagaAATCAGTGGTATATGCAAACCATGAGAAGTACCACATGATATCACTTTAACACTTTACTGTGTTAATAAACATTAACATGTAATGCTACATGCAGTTCTAATGAACTGACTATCCATCCATCGATTTATTCTTAGGCTGATCACAAACCAAGAACCATTGTGCTGGATATTATAGCTTGTGGATATAACTATTTGTGAttacatatgcatattttgtATTCATACTGTATGTTTGACTTATAgtcaaaagagaaaatgaaggaggctatttaatacatttttaggGTTGTGTTTTATGAATAGAAATGTACTGTTATGACACCACTTAACTTTACAGCAGTCTCTGTACAGCTGTGATGTGTTCTCCTTTACATTACTGGTGATTAGAAACACTAGACGTAGTTGTTAGCTGGTTAGCTGGATAGACTATGGGATAATCCAGTTCTAGATTTTCATACCAGACAATAAACAGATATTCCAGAACCACTattggtaaaaacaaacaaacaaacaaaaaccagaaGCAATAAtgactgtaaaaagaaacaaatcaagTACAAAGAGTTCCATATCGGACACAAAAACTACAACTCCCTACAAAAACAGACTCAAACGAATCACAAAGACGCATAAAAGTTTAAATACAAAATTAGAATGACTTATTAGCAAAGTTAGAAAAAGGAAAGCTCAGTTTACTGAAACAAAGTCAATAACTACACTAAAACCATACGAAgattaaaatgtaacttttttttttgttttaacttttaacGGTTACCAGATATGACTAGTATACTGGATAGCAAAAGAGTACTTGAATGCACCGGCAGCAGCAAAAGTAGTGCGTCGGCGCTCCGGTGTCACGTGACAGAGGTGATGGTTACTTTGCGGCTGGTGATGTGACAAGGCAAGCCTGCAGCCACTAGCAGTGGTTAGCGAGTTTGTTGACTTTTACATTTATTCGTTCTTTCTCAGAAACAGACCGATTGCCTGAAAATGGATAACAGcggaaaagaaaaggaagcaaATGCTTTGATGGCCGAggctgaaaagaaaatgaaatcgTCTCAGTCGTTTTTTGGAGCGTTGTTTGGGTGAGTCTGTCAGCTAGCTAAGGTTAACGTTTGGCTAAAGGAGACAGCTATGCGGAAGGTTGGGAGCTGACCACAAGGGTTAAAAGCCAGGACAAAACGATTTCAAATAACTGTCGGTTGCTTTTATAAGTTGTAGTTAGTGTTATGCGGTTATTTTCAAGGCTGTCGTTTAGCATATCTAGCTTATCTCGGCTCGTCGTGTATCTGGAAAGCGTTTAGTGTGAAAGATAGCTGGAAATAGTCGGTAGTTGCTCATTTTAGACTCTGCTTTAAGGCAGCTTTCATGCTAGAAATAGATTTAGTTGAACCCAAAGCTGAATTGTTTAACAATTCAAGATAATTTCACTTAATTGTAAAGGCAGCGCTTCCCCTATAGCGCCGTCTGTTGGGCAATTTTCGGAAGGTCACTCAATCCAAATCACGTGTCATTCACATTTGTttacagcagaagaagaaaacgtACTTGTGATGTAGCGAAAGTGCATGTAAGACTAGCTCTCACTAACCTGTACAAACGGCTTTGCATATAACAACCTAAATGCAGGTTAATTTTTcaggttggatttttttttattattgtagcaGGAGCTCACGTGCAAGGTTAAAGGCTACGTGTTATGTATGAGGCTGTAAAATCCGCGCGGGGTTCGTGGCGAAACTTGAAAATGTAATTAGTTGTGTCTGGGTAATGGGAATGAAATCACAAGCAAAGTCAACACTTTTATATTTGTACTTGTATACGGTTTTACAAACCTTTACTCACTATTAAATAGTAACTTAAACAAAGTTTAAAGGATTGCACACTGAAGGCAAACATAGTCTTTTGGCGTCACTCAATGAAAAATCAGTGAGTGCCGGCTGGGAAAAGGACCTCTATAACTTGTTTCGACCAGtgacttataaagaaaaaaaaaaaagtagatcaAATATTTCGCATGCCAATCCTAGTTCCTCTTCCTCTATGTCATAGGCATTCAGTTGGTGCAATTGTACTATTTAAATTATAACATATCCCATGATCGTTATGGACAAAAATTAGATTTTGGCTTTAGATTGTGAGACTTGGGTGTGAGAGTGGATTTCAAAATTGATTTGGTCGCTGTTTTGAAACGGAGCTTAAATATGTTTGTCAGCCCTGAAAATTTCAGAAGGCGGTCTTCTGTACATGTGAAGTaataaggaaaaaataatggaaaaaataataataaaatgaataaagttTTGACCCattgcttttaaaaatattcatattatGGTGCTAAAATTTTGCATGTAAGtatactaaaaagaaaaaaaaatctgcttattATACATCTTTCCAAAGAGATTTTACTGAGTAAAGTGTTTATATCATCCTGTGATAATCTGCAATGGATGGATGTcttattaagaaaaaaacatgttttgtcaCACAGTGGCTCCTCAAAGCTGGAAGAAGCCTGTGACATGTTGGTGAGGGCAGCCAACATGTACAAAATGGCCAAGAATTGGTGTGGTAAGATGATTGTCACATTTCAACACAACAAATGTATTGAAtgcctctttctttttttcagtgattttaaaatgcaacaaTTTATCTTCTTAATAGCTGCAGGAAATGCATTCTCCCAAGCTGCTCACCTTCACCTGCAGATGCAGAGCAAACACGATGCAGCAACCAACTTCATAGATGCTGGAAATGCCTTCAAAAAAGCAGATCCACAAGGTAAACTTTATACATCACTTTGGGGTATATAATATAGATGAAGTACACTTGTAAGTTTTACATCTTTTCATATTAAAGCTTTGAGtaataaaagtgaaaatggtttaaaaatgttattaaatcttttatttactttattaaatCTTTAACTTCATACAAATGCTATAAACAGTCAAATTCCTGATTAGTGAGAGCATGCGTTGACCCTGTTTCAGGTACTCTTTGAGTACTTCAGTACTGTTGAGGTTTCTTTCCTTCTGCTCCACGTGTTCTTCCATAAACTGAGGTGTCTGATGAGTCATTTGATTATTATGATATTACTCATTGAGTTTAAGCTGCTTCACCTGACAAACCTGCAGGACTGGCCGCAGATAAGAGAGTAATCATGTCAGGAGAATGATAATTTTGATAAATCCTAATTTGATTTTAAGTATTTAATGAGCACCCATCtagctgctgtttatttatCACGTGACAGCTGCACATAAGCTctaatcaattaaaaaaaaaaaaaaacagaaaagaatttgagtaaatttttttttccttgtttgtttggttttttttttaaattaaagttgattgtAATCTCATTATTTCATTTTAGCTGCTATGATTTAGAGATATTAAAAGAGTGCCATCACGTGGCATTAAAAACTTGACGTACGATACTTCATAGTCGTGAGTAGTGCAGTGAGTTTGTCTGTAAGCCTTTAAATGAGACTTAAATATCAGCATTCTAAAGTTTTCCTTGTGCTTTGATGCAAAGTTTTGTACTGCTGAAAACAAGGCGTTATGAAAGTGCaaacattaattaatattaataataataataattcagtgtCCTATCTAACAACCCACAGGGCAGTGGCTAAGAGTTTaatgaaaaaagttttttatttttaactgttaaTACAGTTTCATTAACACAGTATTGTATATTATTTCACTTTCAGTctgaaaaatgttacaaaagCCATGAAATAAATATGGTCTAGTACACCCCATTCCCCTGTTTAGACTCTCCCCGTTACTGCAGATTTTTCACCATGTAAAACAAACGGCAGTGGATGGAGCAGCtacaaagtttgcttttcttCATGTCACAGTTTGTTAATCAGGTGCTCTGATTAAGGACTCTTTCCAGACATTTTCCAGTAAAGGTTTTAATGTCGATTACTGGAACAGCGCTTCTGTTTTGGATACtagaaacacattttctttgacTCCACCTGAGAGCTCATCATCTCTGTAATGATGCTGCCTTTTCTTTTTCGCAGTGTGTGAACAGACTCCGGCTCCACGTTAAACTGTGCTAGCATCAGTGCTGCCGTTGTGTTATCAGTCTTTTTGT
The window above is part of the Pelmatolapia mariae isolate MD_Pm_ZW linkage group LG14, Pm_UMD_F_2, whole genome shotgun sequence genome. Proteins encoded here:
- the bicra gene encoding BRD4-interacting chromatin-remodeling complex-associated protein isoform X5 — encoded protein: MDDEDGRCLLDVICDPEALNDFLHGSETHLDTDDLLDGSSDPSSSFFSATGGHVPEVQPTAQLSANESTGLPRVSVDLDFLEDDDILGGSPGGEGGSNGIGTNHEPCDILQQSLAEANITEQSLQEAEAELDLGSFGIPGLTQVVQTLPDASLAGAGNSAVGVGIGVGGAATIFPGSATSTTATPPNATTDMLGSVLAQQGLQLQSQVMNKAISVQPFMQQVGLGNVTLQPISSLQALSNGSQSGHLGIGQIQVVGQPTVMTINQSGQPILAKAMSGYQLHQSGPEVSGAGPQPGLGGSGGGLLIQSNKATLGSPALNGPAVCVSSTNSSSGGTMTAPAGLVGFGNTLLSSGIGSQTQPQGQIMQNVIIQRTPPPIQPKPPQGGAIQPKLFKQQQQQPQPAPQVLQNDAHKALGLQQIPVSAAQNVAFLTGKPGSNVVLSTQATTQGAQFQQTLFKPQAAQPSGKPLSVHLLNQSSSIVIPSQTVLQGQNHQFLLPQLQAGGQILTQHPGGHIITSQGPGGQIIANQILTANQNINLGQVLTSQSHPGAAHILSAPIQLQPGQMGTPTLFQMPVTLAQSQNQTQTQTVSGHAQTVIQGMPIQNPLTMLSQVEGLSPAVSLQPALQPQPGGVPSSTVAATMAQGQPGECVTVLGSSTDQATHPTQQLVPQPSILAMQPASTVSTVTTASSSSPSMSVSTSSSVTAVGLVPPQAQQSPGRLLFTNQGSSMILSQESLQMFLQQVPSSGHQQPLKIHRMSPCPPATAPPVAESPQPSQSPLTLSQQIQSPHHQQQSRPPSQPQPQSQTPSRSCTPSSHPPLFIVHNQIAESPKPAPQGQPQQTPPQQTHIQVQLQPQPASQSAPYQQDMPPMSQSPKPPPAQHQFTAAPVSACATTVVKTHVPIQGLTSDQQHNLQLVGAQIQTLSAISQPSPKQKQLLERLHQVQQNIMLQAKQPTQPQPQITTQFSSQQDVPLDKVVIASSSASTGTPAQLPSMLQPTSVLVKTPTASSDLQVFSGAQGQAGAMVNQTVTPASLTQPAQVQPKPGVISSVGGVTLGKGGMQIQVLGASLTQMPAPQPPASIQAQTTTIMKMPFSAEPSKEARMLEQLRKHQGSVLHPNYSAPFCSFDDTLHRLLPYHLYQGTANSSQDYQRVDDEFEKVSSQLLKRTQAMLDKYRYLLFAESKQRLGPSAEMVMIDRMFIQEEKVALNQDKILAKERPEEFVANVRMLESVSSQQKLSSAEPTPVSGGVSAAVPAPAPAVAVAAAPAPAAIPSPVPIIAPNPPPAPTPVSAPAPSPVSVPSAAPSLSPFPPTKLVIKQGGGSASVSWSSSCPPPPTPPVKPVAEPTSQISTVRTPASSSSFSSSTSNSQAADDDDALPQRTSKPPIKTYEARRRIGLKLKIKQDQTGFSKVVHNTALDPVHTPQPQLSSQSMSQTQPQSEAAVSQAKVHPLSTPSATVIRTQSPVCTTSSGLSVTISTSQCNPSLRGSVPPISASSSSTPSAHTWSSSTSSSSIQMNGTLDHHDTGGVKHNPASTATSSQTTCRLPLRKTYRENISPRVRPGVPGGGDENLSYPRTTPSPPRHEASNPPSERTVIASVKVEKRDREALLTHTDSSHETGRLGSAVQGLDEMDVFSRGIKTTQHHHLPQLLDREGAKERGEEHTGQETDVSKYKRLSGKNRHKAGGTFRMDQHAPGPPSPESSFTRDSLLPAKRCKSDSPDMDNASFSSGSPPDDSLNEHLQCAIDSILNLQQEPSTRGHHIKGGNSRPHQHQSQRPGGSAPSSHRPSVPSSSSASSSSSLAQHPQVGGRGHNGSLVPQTQSR